The segment acagtataaataatattaataataataataataataatatttttgttaataacatacataataataatcaaaataataatagtttAAATCAACTTAGTGGTGtccataataataatgcGAATCTTTATAATGATTCAGGAGAACCATACAAtttatcaaataataattcaagtttaattcttaaaaatgataaaaaaaaaaataataataatattaacaacaacaataataataataataataatattactagtaaaaataatataaacaatattaCTGGTAACAATAAATCCTTATCACATATTAATACCTTAAATAGCTCTATTGTAGATAACCTTACTCAGTATTTACAAAAAGAATTAACATGTCCAATATGCTTAGATTATTTCTATCTACCTGTAACGATGAATTGTGGACATACGTTTTGTCGTTATTGTATTGGACATAATAAATTGAATGGAAAAAATTGTCCATTATGTAGACAACCTTTAGGAAATACCGCTTGTATAAATACTATAATTTCGAACTTGGTTcgtatatataatttaagaagaaaatctttaaaaatatataaatccATAGAGATTGTTAATACTGTTGATGAAATGTGGTGGaatgaaaattttataaaaccTCAAGTTAGtgtttctttatttttaagaatatttttacatgATATGATCTCACCTcctatattttttgatgATCTAACTTCCTGTGTTATTGATTTCTTTACTGTAAATAAACTATGGTCCAAAGCAAAATGGgtatttaatataaaagattGTCGAGTTTTTTCAGAACTTATTGGTTATGATAAAGATGATAAAGAGACCACTAGTGAAAGATTACATGCATGGGTGGAACGTTATATAACTCAAAATCCATCTATGTGTATGAgaaaagatgaaaaaattattttaaaattatatcaAGATAGAACACATAGAATAGATAGCCATGTTTTTGATTCATCTGTTTTACCTAATCGTTTACCATGGGATGGAGGTAGACATGCAAAAAGCTTAATACATATGCCACATTCATCCGTATCTTTAtcacatttattatttgtaaaagcagaaaataataatataggTGTAGTAGATTGTGGTTCTACTATTGGTACTATGATCAAGgtaaataattatcatgTATTAAAAGAAGGTGATGTAATACATATAGGAGATAGATTAGAAGTAACAGTATCCATTGATAAAAATACGGCAGGCATGCCATATAAAGGATATGTATGGAATAAAAATGCAAATAAAGTATTAGATAGACATgaattaaatgaattaattaaaatggAAACAAATAGTAATCAAGATATTTTCATAACAGAAGATCAAATACCTTCTTATTGTGAAAATATAGAATCAAACctattaattaaatttgATTTTGGTACCACCAAAGAAGAAATTACACCGAAAACTGAATATATAGATCCTAAAGGTGTAGTATTAGGAAGAGGTCCATATGCTCAATCGagttataaaaaaatatcagTGACCAATTCAAATGGTTATGTATCTAGAGAACATTgtttaatttattatgatGGATCGAAAGATGCTGATGAAAGATGGTTATTAAGAGATACAAGTACATTAGGAACATTTCTTAAGATAAAACCCTTTTCTAATCCGATCCCCTTGCCTATAGGTTCTATATTTAAAGCTGGCCAGTGTAAAATAGAGGTATGTTCTCATGACTCGGCCCAATTTATTCAGTACCCGGAAAGATCCGTATCAATGCATAATACAAACAACCCCTCAAACACGGataacaacaacaacaataataataataataataataataataataatgcGGATAATAGAAATAACGACAACGATAgtaataatacaaataacaacaacaataataataataacaataataataataacaataataataataataataatggtGGAAGTAATAATAGCAGTGGAAGTACAAACAATAATGGAGGAAGTAACAGCGCAAATAATCATActaatagtaataataataataataataataataataatagtagtaataataataataataataataatgctCCCAATAGTAGTCATGCTAACAACAACCAGTCAAAtgataataacaataataacaattatAGAAATAACCATGTTCATACATGTATTTCGAATAATTCTTATCATCGTAATTCAGGAAACAcgaataatttttcaaacAATATGCATTCcagttataataatataatcaatggtatatataattatcaaaataattCAAGAAATTTAAATAACTCTTCATCATTCGGTATAACAAATGTTCTACAAGATAATTCTCTTCTTGAAAATATGTCAAACATGGTTAATCAGAATAATAACTTGGACGCAATTGTTCAAAATTTATTTCAAAGAAATGTAAACACATTAGGAAGGGAAAATAACTCTTCTGTATTCTCATCAAGAAATGAACAAGTGCGcttaaataataatcacaacaatattaatagtaaCATCATGAATAGTAACAACAgtaacaacaacaataataataataataacaataacaataacaacaacaacaacaacaacaacaacaataataataataataataataataataataaccaTTGTAGTCATGGAGATACCTACTTTTATAACTATCTACGTTATAGTGTTAATAACAATGGACGTAACCATAACAACAGCGGTAGCATAGATTATTTGAATGATAACGAAGAAAGtgataacaataataataataataataataatagtagtagtagtagaGAAAGAAACAATAATAGATCAAGCGTAAATGATTCCTGTATTGTAGAAAACCATCAACATTATCAccaaaataataataataataataatgataataataacgaCGAACATGAtcataataacaacaatagTAGTGGCCATGGGAccaataataataataatagtcATAGTCATAGTAATtcacaaaataataacaataatagTAACAGTAATCATAATCATGGTAATGGACacaataattataacaaGAGTCATAGTAATAATCACAACTGTAGTCATCTTAATGTCAACACTCCTGATTACCCTTTGAACGTTAATACTAGATTTAGAGAACATGCATATAATTCGAGTTTGGCAAGTTGCtttcttaaaaataaaaattcaGAAATGCAATTACCACAATTAAATTGTTCTTTAAATAGTAaccataataatatgaataattttgttaatagtaatgataacaattataattttattccTTACAATTTGGATCAAAGCAATAgtaaatatgaaaataatatatgctttataaataacaataataataataataataattacaataataataatatgattaaTATGATTAATGTGAATAGTTTGAATAATCAACATACTGCTGCTTTGGATAATACaaattcattatttaatattgaCAAGTTTACATTAGAAAGgagaaatataaacatatgtgcaaatataaattcaatctttaataatattaatatggATAGTCCTAGTTTAGACAATCGAGTAAATCTGGGTTCGAACGAAACTCTACAAAATGCTCCTATTCGAAATATGCATTCATTGAATgcaaataaaaaatcaGAGAAACCAAAAACTAACGatgtttataaaaatattaataaaaataatatagaaagaaaaaatagTAAAAATGCACTCAAAAAGTTTctaattaataataacaaattagatattttattaaaaaaaaaaagaaatcaTTCGGAAACTTTTCATTATACAAATCAAATGAGTACAACACAAGATGAGGAAGAAACAGGGCCCAACACTATAAATACAACAAATTATGCAGAAGCTGGGGGgatatataatgaaatgaattctcttaaattaatatataattatattaataatttaaatataaatagtaaaaaaaacaatGTATCTCCTACcaataatattatagaaTGTAATAGCGATTTGaaattagaaaataatgcaaatacaaaaaatttaaattcaCTTATATGTTCAGGAGAATTTAAGAATATAACCGAAAAcaatcataataataataataatatcaataGTATGACTAACAACATCAATTTTCATAATCATAtctataataataataatcaaaataacattaatcattttaatgatcttcatcattcttataataatattaatgatcCAATAATCATAGATGATAtcaaaacaaaaaaacTTCTATTTTCCGATCACAACAATGTTAATcaaaattcattttttcaGTCCATcaaaatgaataattaaCATATAACAGGAGTATAACCTCgtacaaaatatttaccATCATTATCgcataaatataaaggaaaaattaaataacataataaattataataccTTAACCTAAATAAATACacatacacatatatatatatatatatatatatatatatatata is part of the Plasmodium reichenowi strain SY57 chromosome 12, whole genome shotgun sequence genome and harbors:
- a CDS encoding zinc finger protein, putative, translated to MSISNSSEQANHKNMEDDLNLGENNNNHNFISNDDGSFIDDNNIIEDECITPKDDEENINSKRKKKTGKMNNEENKNIRLGRRNDQSRCDQGNTINYLQQNNNSNINSVSNALHNVINEVMNSCVDHMNNNNNNNMNNSNHNNNNNNNIHNINNNRSTFNNLNFNMFSLNNNNNNTCNYNNEPNNYFLQDGVHAESNNADDDEIIEQNHVDQEGHGHGHGHGHRNRHRQRQRRQQEGEDNHRSINELQDDENYNNNNNNNISNNNNNPNDEQNTSENDDHNNDGDDNNEDDDEENDELEDDEHGDDDDDDDNDDEHDDQLNLQHLNMISSYERRNKVQNRINHQNNNNSINNINNNNNNNIFVNNIHNNNQNNNSLNQLSGVHNNNANLYNDSGEPYNLSNNNSSLILKNDKKKNNNNINNNNNNNNNNITSKNNINNITGNNKSLSHINTLNSSIVDNLTQYLQKELTCPICLDYFYLPVTMNCGHTFCRYCIGHNKLNGKNCPLCRQPLGNTACINTIISNLVRIYNLRRKSLKIYKSIEIVNTVDEMWWNENFIKPQVSVSLFLRIFLHDMISPPIFFDDLTSCVIDFFTVNKLWSKAKWVFNIKDCRVFSELIGYDKDDKETTSERLHAWVERYITQNPSMCMRKDEKIILKLYQDRTHRIDSHVFDSSVLPNRLPWDGGRHAKSLIHMPHSSVSLSHLLFVKAENNNIGVVDCGSTIGTMIKVNNYHVLKEGDVIHIGDRLEVTVSIDKNTAGMPYKGYVWNKNANKVLDRHELNELIKMETNSNQDIFITEDQIPSYCENIESNLLIKFDFGTTKEEITPKTEYIDPKGVVLGRGPYAQSSYKKISVTNSNGYVSREHCLIYYDGSKDADERWLLRDTSTLGTFLKIKPFSNPIPLPIGSIFKAGQCKIEVCSHDSAQFIQYPERSVSMHNTNNPSNTDNNNNNNNNNNNNNNNADNRNNDNDSNNTNNNNNNNNNNNNNNNNNNNNNGGSNNSSGSTNNNGGSNSANNHTNSNNNNNNNNNNSSNNNNNNNNAPNSSHANNNQSNDNNNNNNYRNNHVHTCISNNSYHRNSGNTNNFSNNMHSSYNNIINGIYNYQNNSRNLNNSSSFGITNVLQDNSLLENMSNMVNQNNNLDAIVQNLFQRNVNTLGRENNSSVFSSRNEQVRLNNNHNNINSNIMNSNNSNNNNNNNNNNNNNNNNNNNNNNNNNNNNNNNNHCSHGDTYFYNYLRYSVNNNGRNHNNSGSIDYLNDNEESDNNNNNNNNNSSSSRERNNNRSSVNDSCIVENHQHYHQNNNNNNNDNNNDEHDHNNNNSSGHGTNNNNNSHSHSNSQNNNNNSNSNHNHGNGHNNYNKSHSNNHNCSHLNVNTPDYPLNVNTRFREHAYNSSLASCFLKNKNSEMQLPQLNCSLNSNHNNMNNFVNSNDNNYNFIPYNLDQSNSKYENNICFINNNNNNNNNYNNNNMINMINVNSLNNQHTAALDNTNSLFNIDKFTLERRNINICANINSIFNNINMDSPSLDNRVNLGSNETLQNAPIRNMHSLNANKKSEKPKTNDVYKNINKNNIERKNSKNALKKFLINNNKLDILLKKKRNHSETFHYTNQMSTTQDEEETGPNTINTTNYAEAGGIYNEMNSLKLIYNYINNLNINSKKNNVSPTNNIIECNSDLKLENNANTKNLNSLICSGEFKNITENNHNNNNNINSMTNNINFHNHIYNNNNQNNINHFNDLHHSYNNINDPIIIDDIKTKKLLFSDHNNVNQNSFFQSIKMNN